A section of the Mangifera indica cultivar Alphonso chromosome 12, CATAS_Mindica_2.1, whole genome shotgun sequence genome encodes:
- the LOC123192353 gene encoding E3 ubiquitin-protein ligase KEG-like has translation MKVPSCSVCQTRYNDKERVPLLLQCGHGFCKECLSRMFAASTDTTLSCPRCRHVSVVGNSVNALRKNFAVLALILSAAAHANHNHHNTHPNFDSDVTSDDEEDERDDDGGGDGDNHHGSNDNHNDGNYEDGDVILGRSVRGSHASSSGACGPVIKIGLHQEVKLVSKLGEGRRAGVEMWVGWIGGAHGRCRHKVAVKKVVVGEEMEVDWVIGQLENLRRASMWCRNVCTFHGVLRMEGCLGLVMDKCSGSVHSAMQGSEGRLTLEQILRYGADIARGVAELHASGVVCMNLEPSNLLLDVNGRAVVSDYGLAAILKKPACRKARPECDSSRIHSCMECTMLSPHYTAPEAWEPVKKSLNLFWDDAIGISPESDAWSFGCTLVEMCTGSIPWAGLSAEEIYRAVVKTRKLPPQYASIVGVGIPRELWKMIGDCLQFKASKRPTFNAMLAIFLRHLQELPRSPPASPDIGFTKRSGSNVMEPSPPCDLDIFQDNPTHLHRLVSEGDVSGVRDLLAKNASGNSGSSIYSLLEAQNADGQTALHLACRRGSAELVEAILEYSEANVDVLDKDGDPPLVFALAAGSPECVCALIKRGANVRSRLREGFGPSVAHVCAYHGQPDCMRELLLAGADPNAVDDEGESVLHRAVGKKYTDCALVILENGGCRSMAVLNSKDLTPLHLCVATWNVMVVKRWVDVASPEEVAEAIDIPSPVGTALCMAAALKKDHEVEGRELVRILLAAGADPTAQDAQNRTALHIAAMADDVELVKIILDAGVDVNIRNVHNAIPLHVALARGAKSCVGLLLSSGADCNLQDDEGDNAFHIAADAAKMIRENLEWLIVMLRNPDAAVEVRNHSGKTLRDFLEALPREWISEDLMEALIIRRVHLSPTIFEVGDWIKFKRSVATPTHGWQGAKPRSVGFVQSVIDKDNLIVSFCSGEAHVLANEVIKLIPLDRGQHVQLIPDVKEPRFGWRGQSRDSIGTVLCVDDDGILRVGFPGASRGWKADPAEMERVEEFKVGDWVRIRPTLTTAKHGLGSVTPGSIGIVYCVRPDSSLLLELSYLPNPWHCEPEEVEPVAPFRIGDRVCVRRSVAEPRYAWGGETHHSVGKISEIENDGLLIIEIPNRPIPWQADPSDMEKVEDFKVGDWVRVKASVSSPKYGWEDITRNSIGIIHSLEDDGDIGVAFCFRSKPFSCSVTDVEKVPPFEVGQEIHVMPSVTQPRLGWSNETPATVGKIERIDMDGALNVRVTGRHSLWRVSPGDAERLSGFEVGDWVRSKPSLGARPSYDWNTIGKESIAVVHSVQETGYLELACCFRKGKWITHYTDVEKVPSFKVGQHVHFRAGLGEPRWGWRGAQPDSRGIITSVHADGEVRVAFFGLPGLWRGDPVDLEIEQIFEVGEWVRVRETANTWKSIGPGSIGIVQGMGYQEDDSDGSTFVGFCGEQERWVGPTAYLEQVQRLMIGQRVRVKPNVKHPKFGWSGHSHASIGTISAIDADGKLRIYTPAGSKTWMLDPAEVEVVEEEKIQIGDWVRVKASVTTPTYQWGEVSHMSLGVVHRMENGELWVAFCFMERLWLCKAWEMERVRPFKVGDKVQIREGLVTPRWGWGMETHASRGQVVGVDANGKLRIKFLWREGRPWIGDPADIALDESSSDGRGAS, from the exons atgaaagtTCCCTCTTGTTCCGTCTGCCAAACGCGCTACAACGACAAAGAGCGGGTCCCACTCCTTCTTCAATGCGGCCATGGCTTCTGCAAGGAGTGTCTTTCCAGAATGTTTGCTGCTTCCACCGACACTACCCTCTCCTGCCCCCGTTGCCGCCACGTCTCCGTCGTCGGTAACTCCGTCAACGCGCTGCGGAAGAACTTCGCTGTCCTCGCTCTCATCCTTTCCGCTGCCGCCCACGCTAACCACAACCACCATAACACACACCCCAATTTCGACAGCGATGTCACCTCAGATGATGAAGAGGATGAACGCGATGACGACGGTGGTGGTGACGGAGATAATCATCATGGTAGTAACGATAATCATAATGATGGGAACTATGAAGACGGTGATGTGATTTTGGGGCGGAGCGTGAGAGGGTCCCACGCGTCGAGTTCGGGGGCGTGCGGTCCAGTGATCAAGATCGGGCTGCATCAGGAGGTGAAATTGGTGAGCAAATTAGGTGAAGGAAGGAGGGCGGGGGTGGAGATGTGGGTCGGGTGGATCGGTGGGGCCCATGGGAGGTGTAGGCACAAGGTGGCAGTGAAGAAAGTGGTGGTGGGAGAAGAAATGGAGGTGGATTGGGTGATTGGGCAGCTGGAGAATCTGAGGAGAGCGTCCATGTGGTGTAGAAATGTGTGCACTTTTCATGGGGTTTTGAGGATGGAAGGGTGTTTGGGCCTTGTGATGGATAAGTGTAGTGGGTCTGTTCACTCTGCGATGCAGGGGAGTGAAGGAAGGCTTACTTTGGAgcaaattttaag ATACGGGGCAGATATTGCACGAGGTGTGGCTGAACTTCATGCATCAGGTGTTGTTTGTATGAATCTGGAACCATCCAATCTTCTCTTAGATGTAAATGGTCGAGCTGTGGTTTCTGACTATGGACTTGCTGCAATTCTGAAGAAACCTGCTTGTCGGAAAGCTCGGCCAGAGTGTGATTCCTCTAGGATCCATTCATGCATGGAGTGCACAATGCTCAGTCCACACTATACAGCTCCAGAGGCATGGGAGCCAGTAAAGAagtctttaaatttgttttgggATGATGCAATAGGTATATCACCAGAATCGGATGCTTGGAGTTTTGGTTGTACATTGGTGGAGATGTGCACAGGTTCCATCCC GTGGGCTGGCTTAAGTGCTGAGGAAATTTATCGGGCTGTTGTAAAAACACGAAAATTACCGCCACAATATGCAAGTATAGTAGGTGTTGGAATACCTAGGGAATTGTGGAAGATGATTGGTGACTGCCTGCAGTTCAAGGCATCAAAAAGACCAACTTTTAATGCAATGTTAGCAATATTTCTCCGCCATTTGCAAGAGCTTCCACGAAGTCCTCCTGCAAGTCCTGATAT AGGCTTTACCAAACGTTCTGGATCAAATGTGATGGAGCCATCTCCTCCTTGTGACTTGGATATTTTTCAAGACAATCCCACCCATCTACATCGACTTGTCTCTGAAGGGGATGTCAGTGGTGTCAG AGATCTGCTTGCAAAGAATGCATCAGGAAATTCTGGCAGCTCTATTTATTCACTTTTGGAAGCACAAAATGCTGATGGCCAAACTGCCCTTCATTTGGCTTGTAGACGTGGTAGCGCTGAGTTGGTTGAGGCTATACTGGAGTATTCAGAGGCAAATGTGGATGTATTGGACAAAGATGGTGATCCTCCGCTTGTTTTTGCTTTAGCAGCTGGATCCCCAGAATGTGTTTGTGCTCTTATCAAAAGAGGTGCTAATGTTAGATCTAGATTGCGGGAAGGCTTTGGTCCATCTGTTGCTCATGTTTGTGCATACCATGGCCAACCTGATTGCATGCGG GAGTTGCTATTGGCTGGAGCTGATCCCAATGCGGTAGATGATGAGGGTGAATCTGTACTCCACAGAGCTGTCGGGAAGAAATATACAGATTGTGCTCTTGTTATATTGGAAAATGGTGGTTGTAGATCAATGGCTGTTCTAAACTCAAAAGATTTGAC ACCACTGCATTTGTGTGTAGCAACATGGAATGTAATGGTTGTTAAAAGGTGGGTTGATGTTGCATCTCCAGAAGAAGTTGCTGAGGCCATTGACATTCCCAGCCCAGTTGGCACAGCATTGTGTATGGCAGCTGCACTGAAGAAAGATCATGAAGTTG AGGGGAGAGAGTTGGTGAGAATATTGCTTGCTGCTGGAGCAGACCCAACTGCCCAAGATGCCCAGAATCGGACTGCATTGCATATTGCTGCTATGGCTGATGATGTTGAGTTGGTCAAA ATTATTCTTGATGCTGGAGTGGATGTGAACATTCGAAATGTTCATAATGCAATACCCCTTCATGTAGCATTGGCTAGAGGCGCTAAGTCCTGTGTTGGGCTGCTCTTATCTTCTGGGGCCGACTGTAATTTGCAG GATGATGAAGGTGATAATGCTTTCCATATAGCCGCGGATGCTGCAAAAATGATACGTGAAAACCTTGAATGGCTTATTGTTATGCTTAGAAATCCAGATGCTGCTGTTGAAGTTAGGAACCACAG TGGTAAAACATTACGTGACTTTTTGGAGGCCCTTCCCCGGGAATGGATTTCTGAAGATCTAATGGAGGCACTAATTATTAGGAGAGTTCATCTTTCTCCTACAAT ATTTGAAGTGGGGGATTGGATTAAGTTTAAAAGGAGTGTTGCAACTCCTACCCATGGGTGGCAAGGTGCAAAGCCTAGAAGTGTTGGCTTTGTGCAAAGCGTCATCGACAAAGACAATCTTATTGTGTCATTTTGTTCTGGAGAGGCTCATGTTTTGGCAAATGAAGTTATAAAGTTAATTCCACTGGACAGGGGACAACATGTCCAACTAATACCAGATGTCAAAGAGCCAAG GTTTGGTTGGCGTGGTCAATCTCGTGACAGTATCGGAACTGTGTTGTGTGTTGATGATGATGGGATCCTCCGTGTTGGCTTTCCTGGAGCATCAAGAGGATGGAAAGCTGACCCTGCAGAGATGGAAAGAGTTGAAGAGTTCAAGGTTGGAGATTGGGTTCGTATTCGCCCTACGCTCACTACTGCAAAGCATGGACTAGGATCTGTAACACCAGGGAGCATTGGTATAGTGTACTGTGTCAGACCAGATAGTAGTCTGTTGTTAGAACTGAGCTATCTTCCAAATCCGTGGCATTGTGAACCAGAAGAGGTGGAGCCAGTTGCCCCTTTTAGG ATTGGTGACAGAGTGTGTGTGAGGCGATCTGTTGCGGAGCCTAGATATGCCTGGGGTGGTGAGACCCATCATAGTGTTGGAAAGATCAGTGAGATAGAGAATGATGGTCTGCTAATAATTGAAATTCCAAATCGACCAATACCGTGGCAGGCTGATCCTTCTGACATGGAGAAGGTTGAGGACTTCAAG GTTGGGGATTGGGTAAGAGTAAAAGCATCTGTATCTTCTCCCAAATATGGGTGGGAGGACATAACGCGTAACAGCATCGGAATAATTCATAGCTTGGAGGATGATGGTGATATCGGTGTTGCTTTCTGCTTCAGGAGCAAGCCTTTTAGTTGCTCTGTAACGGATGTGGAGAAAGTACCTCCTTTTGAAGTTGGACAAGAGATTCATGTTATGCCATCCGTTACTCAGCCCCGGCTTGGATGGTCAAATGAAACTCCTGCAACTGTTGGAAAAATTGAGAGGATTGACATGGATGGAGCCTTAAAT GTAAGAGTTACTGGCAGGCATAGCTTGTGGAGAGTTTCTCCTGGAGATGCTGAGCGGCTTTCAGGATTTGAAGTTGGTGATTGGGTGCGTTCAAAACCAAGCCTAGGTGCTAGACCAAGTTATGATTGGAACACTATAGGGAAGGAAAGCATAGCCGTCGTGCATAGCGTACAAGAGACCGGTTATCTAGAATTGGCTTGCTGTTTCCGTAAAGGGAAGTGGATTACGCATTACACAGATGTTGAGAAGGTTCCTTCCTTTAAGGTTGGGCAGCATGTCCATTTTCGAGCTGGATTGGGTGAGCCAAGGTGGGGTTGGAGAGGGGCTCAACCAGATTCACGAGGAATTATTACCAGTGTTCATGCTGATGGAGAAGTCAGAGTAGCATTCTTTGGTTTACCAGGGTTGTGGAGAGGAGATCCTGTTGATCTTGAGATAGAACAGATATTTGAAGTTGGAGAATGGGTGAGGGTGAGAGAAACTGCCAATACCTGGAAATCTATTGGGCCAGGTAGTATTGGTATTGTACAAGGAATGGGGTATCAAGAAGATGATTCGGATGGAAGCACTTTTGTTGGATTTTGTGGAGAGCAAGAAAGGTGGGTGGGGCCTACAGCCTATCTTGAACAGGTGCAGAGGCTAATGATTGGGCAAAGGGTAAGGGTTAAACCCAATGTGAAGCACCCAAAATTTGGATGGTCAGGCCATAGCCATGCTAGCATTGGCACAATATCTGCAATTGATGCTGATGGCAAGCTGAGAATATATACCCCAGCTGGCTCCAAAACTTGGATGCTTGATCCAGCGGAGGTAGAGGTGGTAGAGGAAGAGAAAATCCAAATTGGAGATTGGGTTAGAGTGAAAGCATCTGTTACAACTCCAACTTACCAATGGGGAGAGGTAAGTCATATGAGCCTTGGAGTGGTGCATCGAATGGAAAATGGGGAACTATGGGTGGCATTCTGCTTTATGGAGAGACTCTGGCTCTGCAAAGCATGGGAAATGGAAAGGGTTCGGCCATTCAAAGTGGGGGACAAAGTGCAGATAAGAGAAGGGTTAGTAACTCCACGGTGGGGTTGGGGAATGGAGACTCATGCAAGCAGGGGGCAGGTGGTTGGGGTAGATGCAAATGGGAAGTTGAGGATTAAATTTCTGTGGAGGGAAGGGAGACCATGGATTGGTGATCCAGCTGATATTGCACTTGATGAAAGCTCATCAGATGGGAGAGGTGCTTCGTGA
- the LOC123192652 gene encoding sigma factor binding protein 1, chloroplastic-like: protein MDVLGVNNQIIKPKSHKNKRSKKGVKVVYISSPLKVKTCASNFRALVQELTGKDSDADANTSASRLAENPPSSNKLVDGVVNYHLGASTESSSPTVSALEMEFIDDVFMQHKGSFLGMFTSNVFSDSPYSV, encoded by the coding sequence ATGGATGTTCTCGGtgttaataatcaaatcatCAAACCCAAGAGCCACAAAAACAAAAGATCCAAAAAAGGTGTCAAAGTTGTGTACATATCATCCCCCTTGAAGGTGAAGACGTGTGCCTCAAATTTTAGAGCTCTTGTGCAAGAACTCACTGGAAAAGACTCCGACGCCGACGCCAACACCTCCGCCTCTCGCTTGGCGGAAAACCCACCTAGTTCTAATAAGCTTGTTGATGGGGTCGTCAATTATCATTTGGGAGCATCAACAGAAAGTTCTTCTCCCACAGTTTCTGCTTTAGAAATGGAATTTATTGATGATGTGTTTATGCAGCACAAAGGAAGTTTCTTGGGAATGTTTACTTCAAACGTTTTTAGTGATTCGCCTTATTcagtataa